A stretch of Blastocatellia bacterium DNA encodes these proteins:
- a CDS encoding TonB-dependent receptor, translating into MKNGPLPNSVATTNVLARADFQLRPDDRLTVRYNGGFAFNGRFDTIGPFPGGLTSTTSSGVQRLEDNSINVTNLFVKSSLVNETRFLYSRRDQDVGTSDPNNPLVQLNTAQGTIAFGQNFTVPQTRLLNIFQVVDNVTVVKGKQTLKFGADFSYVEAPDKRSSLPIAAGGFGIFVPIDFAAVTGIPTAPFLDPLQAFDPSLRSPDQIQFLQVFSTLLPQLIPGFPVLPLDRLQLPIVFAQNFGDQSANIDQKLFSAFVQDDIKVKSNLLVKLGLRYDVFRQSVVPSNGGNFAPRIGISYNPDKSQRLNLHASYGIFFGGAPSLQTSLIAKVYDNNNVNRQSNIAFFPFPLSVIPFNLPGHRFPVGPSAPPGAPIFPQLIQTFQYQKDFRASYSHQATVGFEYLINNNTKLSVDYNLVRGLKLSSARFINPVVRPTGNPTTGALTGRLDPTRGFVFEFESAFDSYYNGLTFTLNRRFSNKFSALASYTFSKSLDNYNDFRTDQEAGNDPLNPGAERGFSLQDARNRFVASGNWELSYTKNPILRDFKVSVITEITSGRPFNLQAGQDLNMNFETIPQDRPRMGGVAVARNSGITPVFANVDLRVARSITFKDKYTFLGTIEFFNLFNRVNISGFNNVYPPGADGNSLLPRQDNGRFILTPDRFTNAFAPRQIQLGFKFIF; encoded by the coding sequence GTGAAAAATGGGCCTCTACCAAATTCTGTTGCAACTACAAATGTTTTAGCTCGTGCTGATTTCCAGCTAAGACCAGACGATCGATTAACTGTAAGATATAACGGAGGTTTTGCTTTTAATGGTAGATTTGACACAATAGGGCCATTTCCAGGTGGTTTAACTAGTACCACTAGCAGTGGTGTTCAACGTTTAGAGGATAATTCAATTAATGTTACTAACCTTTTTGTTAAGTCTAGTTTAGTTAATGAAACTAGGTTTCTTTACTCTAGAAGAGACCAAGATGTTGGTACTTCTGATCCAAATAATCCTTTAGTTCAATTAAATACTGCTCAAGGAACTATTGCTTTTGGTCAAAATTTTACTGTTCCACAAACGCGATTGCTTAATATTTTTCAAGTTGTTGATAATGTAACAGTTGTTAAAGGTAAACAAACTTTGAAATTTGGTGCAGATTTTAGTTATGTTGAAGCCCCTGACAAACGCTCTAGTTTGCCTATTGCCGCAGGGGGGTTTGGCATTTTCGTTCCAATAGATTTTGCTGCGGTTACAGGTATACCTACAGCACCTTTCTTAGATCCTCTCCAAGCTTTTGATCCAAGTCTACGTAGTCCAGACCAAATACAGTTTTTACAAGTATTTTCTACTCTATTACCTCAACTTATCCCTGGTTTTCCTGTACTACCTTTAGACAGATTACAGTTACCTATTGTTTTTGCTCAAAACTTTGGAGATCAAAGTGCTAATATTGATCAAAAGTTATTTTCTGCTTTTGTTCAGGATGATATAAAAGTAAAGTCTAACTTATTGGTTAAGTTAGGGTTAAGATATGATGTATTTCGTCAATCTGTTGTGCCAAGCAATGGTGGTAATTTTGCACCACGGATAGGTATATCTTATAATCCTGACAAGTCCCAAAGATTAAATTTACATGCATCTTATGGTATATTCTTTGGTGGCGCACCAAGTCTTCAAACCTCTTTGATTGCTAAGGTTTATGATAATAACAATGTTAATCGTCAAAGCAACATTGCTTTTTTCCCATTTCCTTTGTCAGTAATACCATTTAATCTACCAGGACATCGTTTTCCTGTTGGGCCTTCTGCCCCTCCAGGTGCGCCTATATTCCCTCAATTAATACAAACCTTCCAATATCAGAAGGATTTTAGAGCAAGTTATTCACATCAAGCTACTGTTGGATTTGAATATCTTATCAACAATAACACCAAACTATCAGTTGATTATAACTTGGTTCGAGGCTTAAAACTGTCTTCTGCACGCTTTATCAACCCAGTAGTTAGGCCTACAGGTAATCCTACTACCGGTGCTTTAACAGGTCGTCTAGATCCTACACGTGGCTTTGTGTTTGAATTTGAGTCAGCTTTTGATAGCTATTACAATGGTTTAACCTTTACATTAAACCGCCGTTTTTCTAATAAGTTTAGTGCTTTGGCTAGCTATACTTTCTCTAAATCATTGGATAATTACAATGATTTCCGCACTGACCAAGAAGCTGGTAACGACCCTCTAAATCCTGGTGCAGAAAGAGGATTTTCTTTGCAAGATGCAAGAAACCGTTTTGTTGCTTCAGGCAATTGGGAATTATCTTATACAAAAAATCCTATATTGCGTGATTTCAAAGTTTCTGTAATAACAGAGATAACATCTGGTCGTCCTTTTAACCTGCAAGCAGGCCAAGATTTAAATATGAATTTTGAAACTATTCCACAAGATCGCCCAAGAATGGGTGGAGTAGCTGTTGCTCGTAATTCGGGCATTACACCTGTTTTTGCTAATGTTGACTTACGAGTTGCTAGATCTATTACATTCAAAGACAAATATACATTTCTAGGTACTATAGAGTTTTTTAATCTCTTTAATAGGGTTAATATTAGCGGTTTTAATAATGTTTATCCTCCTGGAGCCGATGGAAATTCTTTGTTACCTCGTCAAGACAATGGTCGTTTCATATTGACTCCTGACCGTTTTACAAATGCTTTTGCTCCTAGACAAATACAATTAGGATTTAAGTTTATTTTCTAG
- a CDS encoding ester cyclase: MTTINAERLAQRRKIVHAHIEAENEHNLEAVLATWGDSIIFDDASGGQKYVGAEDVKNNYESLFSGFPDMKIDIKKEHILDNIIILEVDMMGTHKGSWIGIPPTNKYAKFSVCALFEFDDNDKLSVERVYYDRAGILMQLGVIPMPN; the protein is encoded by the coding sequence ATGACTACAATTAATGCTGAACGATTAGCCCAACGCCGTAAAATTGTACATGCACATATAGAAGCTGAAAATGAACATAATCTAGAGGCAGTTTTAGCAACATGGGGAGATTCTATTATTTTTGATGATGCTTCTGGTGGGCAAAAGTACGTTGGTGCAGAAGATGTTAAAAATAATTACGAAAGTTTATTTAGCGGTTTTCCTGATATGAAAATAGATATAAAAAAAGAACACATCTTAGATAATATCATTATTTTAGAAGTAGATATGATGGGAACACACAAGGGTAGTTGGATAGGTATCCCTCCAACAAATAAATATGCCAAGTTTTCTGTTTGTGCTTTGTTTGAATTTGATGACAATGATAAGTTGTCAGTTGAAAGAGTTTACTATGATAGAGCAGGTATTCTTATGCAGTTAGGTGTTATTCCTATGCCAAATTAA
- a CDS encoding aldehyde dehydrogenase, which translates to MEKIIESVGKAGEKWEEAGLEKRLAVLKEAGQLLADKRTKLCECLQNEGLSNNLARDYSQWVIQAADPNLLEKYAQNMVQWVNLVQGGELLIRRADGIVLVFGQAGSPTFNAATIFSLLLPGNGIIFVRAPFVDGGVRFIFEQILHPILLKHGFDIELVQLVTDKYREAVEFFVAHKELKTILSIGSATDNANIAKKAHENNKKVILEHYGRGSMVIWKDANIDEVTSSAQRVFDFSSRPCFIPKLFLVHDHVYDEFINAFIDRIANSKTVENDKDTGVIVPIGKPDAYLAMIADAQEKGRIRYGGYQTNAQGKIDKKGIYVAPTIVTFDAKDCLKTKIRCVDEEIFFPIAPVVRFRGSDEEILTNMHSIITRHPVGLRTSIWTNKIDVRQFFLKKVKNSSLIRFNSDHSQSPKYASFWGSGEGDNHLFWERSSHIQAIDCSQMSREETKNILTSLGCSSFLQL; encoded by the coding sequence ATGGAAAAAATTATAGAATCCGTTGGGAAAGCTGGGGAAAAATGGGAAGAAGCTGGTTTAGAAAAACGTCTTGCTGTACTTAAAGAAGCGGGTCAACTTTTAGCTGATAAGAGAACAAAGTTATGTGAGTGTCTTCAAAATGAAGGTCTTTCTAACAATTTAGCAAGAGATTATAGTCAATGGGTTATTCAAGCTGCTGACCCAAATTTGTTAGAAAAATATGCCCAAAACATGGTGCAATGGGTAAATCTAGTTCAAGGTGGAGAACTTTTAATTCGTAGGGCTGATGGAATTGTTTTAGTTTTTGGACAAGCTGGCTCTCCTACATTTAATGCAGCAACTATATTTTCCTTATTACTTCCTGGAAATGGAATAATTTTTGTTCGCGCCCCTTTTGTTGATGGTGGTGTGCGCTTTATATTTGAACAAATTTTACATCCTATTTTATTAAAACATGGTTTTGATATTGAACTAGTTCAATTAGTAACTGATAAATATCGTGAAGCAGTAGAATTTTTTGTTGCTCATAAAGAGCTTAAAACAATTCTTTCTATAGGTAGTGCTACGGATAATGCCAATATTGCTAAAAAAGCACACGAAAATAATAAAAAAGTGATTCTGGAGCATTATGGCAGAGGCAGCATGGTTATTTGGAAGGATGCTAATATTGATGAAGTGACTAGCAGCGCACAAAGGGTTTTTGACTTTTCATCTAGACCCTGTTTTATCCCTAAACTCTTTTTAGTACATGATCATGTATATGATGAATTTATTAATGCTTTTATTGATCGCATTGCAAATAGTAAAACAGTAGAAAACGATAAAGACACTGGTGTAATAGTACCTATAGGTAAACCAGACGCTTATTTGGCTATGATAGCTGATGCTCAGGAAAAAGGCCGTATTCGCTATGGAGGCTATCAAACCAATGCTCAAGGAAAAATTGATAAGAAAGGTATTTATGTTGCTCCTACTATTGTAACTTTTGATGCTAAGGACTGCCTTAAAACAAAAATTCGCTGTGTAGATGAAGAAATATTTTTTCCAATAGCTCCTGTAGTCCGTTTTAGAGGTAGTGATGAAGAAATATTAACAAATATGCACAGTATAATAACTAGACATCCTGTTGGATTACGTACTTCTATTTGGACAAATAAAATTGATGTTAGACAATTTTTCTTAAAAAAAGTTAAAAATAGCAGTTTAATAAGATTTAATTCTGATCATTCCCAATCGCCTAAATATGCTTCTTTTTGGGGAAGTGGTGAGGGAGATAACCATTTGTTTTGGGAGCGAAGCAGCCATATTCAAGCCATTGATTGTAGCCAAATGAGTAGGGAAGAAACCAAAAATATATTAACAAGTTTAGGCTGCTCAAGTTTTCTACAACTCTAA
- a CDS encoding acyltransferase domain-containing protein has protein sequence MSNNASKVGYSENLNDHFFLEPIAVIGISCRFPGSKNVDSFWQMLKDGVDAVTKIPSDRWNIEDYYSPDISVAGKVNSCWGGFLQNIDQFDPSFFKVSPREAARLDPQQRLLLEVCWEALEDSGLAIDKLAGSFTGVFIGAMNADYGRLQIQGDGVNDPYVATGSALCVLANRVSHFFDFRGPSLIVDTACSSSLVSTHLACQSLWSGESNLALAGGVNLILWPDWMVATGKIGLFSPDGKCKAFDASANGYVRGEGAGVVVLKRLSSALEDKDPIHAIIRASAVGQDGSSSTFKTPSQITQEMVIKEAYRRANLNPNLVGYIEAHGTGTLVGDPIETRALGNIISLNRDPQNFCSIGSVKTNIGHLEPAAGIAGLIKAILIVKNREIPKSLHFNAPNPNIPFDQLKLRVQNTTEKWPENNIPAIAGVNSFGLSGTNAHIIVQEAPKTKDFDKIPEDDYAQLLAISAHNKESLISLVGVYKEFFNKNKNSSIRNIAYSSNLKRTHHAQRLALAIKSSEDAIDKLEAYLKKESRLNLVYGRKESDKKKVVFVFPGQGSQWYGMGKELYKQEPAFKNYLDKVDQAILEEAGFSVIQELMGSQEQARFLKEISIIQPTLFAIQVSLAELWRSLGVTPDVVLGQSMGEVAATHIAGALSLNDAVKVICRRSQLLKRVSGKGAMAVLELSLEETEKAIFQYKEKISVAVSTSPTSTVIAGDVASINSVINELQNKNVFCRLIKVDVASHSFHVDVLLEDIKNILGDITPIKETIAIYSTVKGNFIDGQQLNADYWVDNLRNPVLFAKAIDDLSKEGCNIFIEVGPHPLVLSAIEQSLQFVKRKGLTLASMRREENERSIILGSLGGLYTVGYPVDFQKLYNAPAKFVPLPQYQWQRESLWANMPKPSPNNVNYSSNRAISNTEGSFEGDIRIVNKNGDVVFNLQGLRLQYNGHFDNGFAVENKSTNLDSVISTNQQPTQLAKEILIKESSLEENYTQKSIEELISQEIAKVLGYSASKLDVDHPINSMGLDSLLALEVKNV, from the coding sequence ATGTCTAATAATGCCTCAAAAGTGGGTTATTCTGAAAATCTCAATGATCATTTTTTTTTAGAACCAATAGCAGTTATTGGTATAAGTTGTCGTTTTCCTGGTTCTAAAAACGTGGATAGTTTTTGGCAAATGCTTAAGGATGGGGTAGACGCTGTTACAAAAATTCCTAGTGATAGATGGAATATAGAGGATTACTATAGCCCAGATATTTCTGTAGCTGGAAAAGTAAATAGTTGTTGGGGAGGCTTTTTACAAAATATTGACCAGTTTGATCCTAGTTTCTTCAAAGTTTCACCAAGAGAAGCAGCCCGCCTAGATCCTCAACAGCGACTATTATTAGAAGTATGTTGGGAAGCTCTAGAAGATAGTGGTTTGGCTATTGATAAATTGGCTGGTAGTTTTACAGGGGTATTTATTGGTGCAATGAATGCAGACTATGGCCGATTACAAATACAAGGCGATGGCGTAAATGATCCTTATGTTGCAACTGGTAGTGCTTTATGTGTTTTAGCCAATCGTGTATCTCATTTCTTTGATTTTAGAGGCCCAAGTTTAATTGTTGATACAGCTTGCTCTTCATCTTTAGTTTCAACACATTTAGCTTGTCAAAGTCTTTGGTCAGGTGAATCTAATTTAGCTTTAGCTGGAGGTGTAAACCTAATTTTATGGCCCGATTGGATGGTAGCAACAGGGAAAATAGGCTTATTTTCACCAGATGGAAAGTGCAAAGCTTTTGATGCAAGTGCTAATGGATATGTCAGGGGTGAAGGTGCCGGTGTAGTTGTTCTTAAGCGATTGTCTAGTGCTTTAGAAGATAAAGATCCCATTCATGCAATAATCCGAGCAAGTGCTGTAGGACAAGACGGAAGTAGTAGCACTTTTAAGACACCTAGCCAAATAACTCAAGAAATGGTTATTAAAGAAGCTTATAGACGTGCTAACTTAAATCCAAATCTTGTTGGTTATATTGAAGCTCATGGAACAGGTACTCTTGTTGGTGATCCCATAGAAACAAGGGCTTTAGGCAATATTATTTCTCTTAATCGAGACCCACAAAATTTCTGCTCAATAGGATCTGTAAAAACTAATATTGGTCATTTAGAGCCAGCAGCGGGAATTGCTGGTTTAATAAAAGCTATTTTAATAGTAAAAAACCGAGAAATCCCAAAAAGCTTACACTTCAATGCTCCAAATCCTAATATTCCCTTTGATCAATTAAAACTTAGAGTACAAAATACTACTGAAAAATGGCCTGAAAATAATATTCCTGCTATTGCTGGAGTTAATTCTTTTGGTCTTAGTGGAACAAATGCTCACATAATTGTACAAGAAGCCCCTAAAACTAAAGATTTTGATAAAATTCCAGAAGATGATTACGCACAATTATTAGCGATATCAGCCCATAACAAAGAATCATTAATCTCCCTAGTAGGAGTTTACAAAGAATTTTTTAACAAAAATAAAAATTCATCTATTAGAAATATTGCTTATAGCTCTAATCTTAAGCGAACACATCATGCTCAAAGGCTTGCCTTAGCCATAAAATCTTCTGAAGACGCAATAGATAAGCTAGAGGCATACTTAAAAAAAGAATCTAGACTAAATCTAGTTTATGGACGCAAAGAATCGGATAAAAAGAAAGTAGTATTTGTTTTTCCTGGGCAAGGTTCTCAATGGTATGGAATGGGTAAAGAACTTTATAAACAAGAACCTGCTTTTAAAAATTATTTAGATAAAGTTGATCAAGCAATACTAGAAGAGGCTGGATTTTCTGTAATTCAAGAACTTATGGGTAGTCAAGAACAAGCCAGGTTTTTGAAAGAAATAAGTATAATCCAACCCACTTTATTTGCTATTCAAGTATCTTTAGCTGAACTTTGGCGTAGTTTAGGAGTTACACCTGATGTTGTTTTAGGCCAAAGTATGGGTGAAGTTGCAGCAACTCATATAGCTGGAGCATTATCTCTTAATGATGCTGTTAAGGTAATTTGCCGACGAAGCCAATTATTAAAAAGAGTTAGTGGTAAAGGTGCTATGGCTGTACTAGAACTATCTCTTGAGGAAACAGAAAAAGCTATCTTCCAATATAAAGAAAAAATATCTGTTGCTGTAAGCACTAGCCCAACTTCTACAGTAATAGCAGGAGATGTAGCATCTATAAACAGTGTTATTAATGAATTACAAAATAAAAATGTCTTTTGTCGTTTGATTAAGGTTGATGTAGCCTCTCATAGTTTTCATGTTGATGTTCTTTTGGAGGATATAAAAAATATCTTAGGTGATATAACTCCCATAAAAGAAACTATCGCTATTTATTCCACTGTAAAGGGTAATTTTATTGATGGGCAACAGTTAAATGCAGATTACTGGGTTGATAATTTACGCAATCCTGTTTTATTTGCCAAAGCTATTGATGATTTATCAAAAGAAGGTTGTAATATTTTTATTGAAGTTGGGCCACATCCATTAGTTTTATCAGCTATAGAACAGTCCTTGCAATTTGTTAAACGTAAAGGCTTAACATTAGCATCTATGCGTCGGGAAGAAAATGAACGTAGTATAATATTAGGATCATTAGGTGGTCTATATACAGTAGGTTATCCTGTAGATTTTCAAAAACTATATAATGCTCCAGCTAAATTTGTGCCTCTACCCCAGTATCAATGGCAACGTGAATCATTATGGGCAAATATGCCAAAACCCTCTCCTAATAATGTAAATTATTCTTCTAATAGAGCTATATCAAACACAGAAGGATCTTTTGAAGGTGACATAAGGATAGTTAATAAAAATGGAGATGTTGTATTTAACTTACAAGGTCTTAGATTACAGTATAACGGCCATTTTGATAATGGTTTTGCAGTAGAAAATAAATCTACTAATTTAGATTCTGTTATATCTACAAACCAACAGCCTACCCAACTTGCTAAAGAGATATTAATTAAGGAATCTTCTTTAGAAGAAAATTACACACAAAAATCTATTGAAGAACTTATATCTCAAGAGATAGCCAAAGTATTAGGTTATTCTGCTAGCAAATTAGATGTTGACCATCCTATTAATAGCATGGGGTTAGATTCTTTGTTGGCTTTGGAAGTAAAAAACGTATAG